In Chelonoidis abingdonii isolate Lonesome George chromosome 22, CheloAbing_2.0, whole genome shotgun sequence, one genomic interval encodes:
- the SRRD gene encoding LOW QUALITY PROTEIN: SRR1-like protein (The sequence of the model RefSeq protein was modified relative to this genomic sequence to represent the inferred CDS: deleted 3 bases in 2 codons; substituted 1 base at 1 genomic stop codon), whose translation MHPFLCPLFATGPQDTPPARLPLLCTVPTERPPRHTGGSPSAQPDSLFTPPAQAWLLLPCXVAPDPFPSVWPPCPLQHPSPTAGDSCTFSPREELLSSPFWACGQRAIQESLSKCLEQGEKTPGSMSEVLSSFENLQLEPSHQSVMKPSSHSGESACKSGHLRCVCYGIGSFSSCVISRYQLAFLLLLLEKLQIPKSQCYIFDPLFSELEISVLNDLSVTVVLENEEGKHHIHEFTIFYMIHCGKALYNNLLWSNWSVDALSKMIIIGNSFKGIEERLLARILERDYLYIAKVLKGTEEAAFPIHPQYMDIFNDTSIHWFPLQKLKELPTETWQFQEEPVYQECDDLEIIRK comes from the exons atgcatcccttcctctgccccctaTTTGCCACAGGGCCCCAGGACACCCCTCCTGCC CGGCTCCCTCTTCTCTGCACAGTCCCCACAGAGCGGCCCCCCAGGCACACAGGTGGGTCCCCGTCAGCTCAGCCTGACTCTCTATTCACCCCGCCGGCCCAGGCCTGGCTCCTCCTGCCCTGCTAGGTTGCCCCAGACCCATTCCCATCTGTATGgccaccctgccccctccagcatcCTTCCCCCACCGCCGGTGACAGCTGCACTTTC TCTCCCAGAGAAGAGTTGCTGAGCTCCCCATTCTGGGCCTGCGGTCAGA GAGCCATCCAAGAATCCCTCAGCAAATGCTTAgagcaaggggaaaaaacaccAGGGTCTATGTCAGAAGTCCTGTCTTCATTTGAAAACCTGCAACTTGAACCATCCCATCAGTCTGTTATGAAACCCAGTTCGCATTCAGGAGAGTCAGCTTGCAAAAGCGGTCACTTGCGGTGTGTATGTTATGGGATTGGAAGCTTTTCCTCGTGTGTCATTTCTCGCTACCAACTAGCATTCTTGCTTCTATTACTGGAGAAGTTACAG ATTCCCAAAAGTCAGTGCTATATTTTTGATCCTTTATTTTCTGAATTGGAAATTAGTGTTCTGAATGACCTCAGTGTAACAGTTGTCCTGGAGAATGAG GAGGGAAAACACCACATTCATGAATTCACCATCTTTTATATGATCCACTGTGGAAAAGCGTTGTATAACAATCTGCTCTGGAGTAACTGGTCTGTAGATGCACTGTCCAAAATGATCATTATTGGAAACAGTTTTAAAGGGATTGAGGAAAG GTTGTTGGCAAGAATATTAGAGCGAGATTATTTGTACATAGCAAAG GTTTTAAAAGGGACAGAGGAAGCTGCATTTCCAATTCATCCTCAGTATATGGATATATTTAATGACACCTCCATCCACTGGTTTCCTTTACAAAAACTCAAGGAGCTCCCAACAGAAACCTGGCAGTTTCAGGAAGAGCCAGTGTACCAGGAATGTGATGACCTGGAGATTATCAGGAAATAG
- the TFIP11 gene encoding tuftelin-interacting protein 11, whose protein sequence is MSMSHLYGKDDDGDVEMEKFEITDWDLQNEFNPNRQRHWQTKEEATYGVWAEHDSDDERPSFGGKRSRDYSAPVNFISAGLRKAAAEEVIEEDSDEDEKPIKQEEFPKELVPKKLKTGGNFKPSQKGFIGGTKSFMDFGSWERHTKGIGQKLLQKMGYVPGRGLGKNAQGIINPIEAKQRKGKGALGAYGSERTSQSLQDFPVVDSEEEAEEEFQKELSQWRKDPNGGKKKPKYAYKTVEELKAKGRIGKQLTTPQKELSQVKVIDMTGREQRVYYSYSQISHKHNIPDDNPQQPLGKDSKPQAFALPELEHNLQLLIDITEQEIIQNDRQLQYERDMVVNLTHEIQKMSEVLSHEETAISNLSKVLELVEECERRMQPNCDNPLTLDECAKIFETLQDKYYEEYRMSDRVDLAVAIVFPLMKDYFKNWDPLKDCMYGTEIIAKWKRLLENDQLLSHSGQDLATDAFHRLMWEMWMPYIRNIITQWQPRNCGPMVDFLDSWVHVIPVWILDNILDQLIFPKLQKEVENWNPLTDTVPIHSWIHPWLPLMQSRLEPLYSPIRNKLANALQKWHPSDSSAKLILQPWKEVFTPGSWEAFMVKNIVPKLGLCLNELVINPHQQHMDAFYWVIDWEGMVSVSSLVGILEKHFFPKWLQVLCSWLSNSPNYEEITKWYLGWKSMFSDQVLAHPSIKDKFNEALDIMNRAVSSNVGSYMQPGARENIAYLTHTERRKDFQYEAMQERREAENMAQRGIGMAASSVPMNFKDLIQTKAEEHNIVFMPVIGKRHEGKQLYTFGRIVIYIDRGVVFVQGEKTWVPTSLQSLIDMAK, encoded by the exons ATGTCGATGTCCCATCTCTACGGCAAAGATGACGATGGTGATGTGGAGATGGAGAAATTTGAAATCACGGACTGGGACCTGCAGAACGAGTTCAACCCCAACCGCCAGCGCCACTGGCAGACCAAGGAGGAGGCCACCTATGGCGTGTGGGCCGAGCATGACTCGGACGACGAGAGGCCCAGCTTTGGAGGCAAACG TTCGCGGGACTACTCAGCCCCTGTTAATTTCATCAGTGCGGGACTAAGGAAAGCTGCAGCTGAGGAAGTGATAGAAGAAGATTCAGATGAGGATGAGAAGCCCATTAAGCAGGAAGAATTCCCTAAAGAGTTGGTaccaaagaaattaaaaaca ggtgGTAATTTCAAACCCAGCCAGAAAGGATTTATAGGAGGGACCAAATCTTTCATGGACTTCGGCAGCTGGGAGAGACACACCAAGGGAATAGGGCAGAAGCTTCTTCAGAAAATGGGTTATGTCCCTGGCAGAGGGCTTGGAAAGAATGCTCAAG GTATCATCAATCCGATTGAGGCCAAGCAAAGGAAAGGCAAAGGGGCCTTGGGAGCATATGGCTCTGAACGAACCAGTCAGTCCTTGCAGGACTTCCCTGTTGTTGACTCCGAGGAAGAGGCTGAAGAG GAATTTCAGAAAGAGCTCAGTCAGTGGAGGAAGGATCCTAATGGAGGcaagaaaaaacccaaatacGCCTACAAGACAGTAGAAGAATTGAAGGCCAAAGGCAGGATTGGCAAGCAGCTCACAACTCCTCAGAAGGAACTATCCCAAGTTAAG GTTATAGACATGACTGGCCGGGAACAAAGGGTTTATTACAGTTACAGTCAAATCAGCCATAAGCACAATATCCCAGATGACAATCCTCAGCAGCCACTGGGCAAAGACTCCAAGCCCCAAGCATTTGCCTTGCCAGAACTGGAGCACAACTTGCAACTTCTCATCGATATCACAGAGCAGGAGATCATCCAGAATGACCGGCAGCTGCAGTATGAGAGAGACATGGTTGTCAACCTAACCCATGAGATACAGAAGATGTCTGAAGTCCTCTCGCATGAGGAGACAGCAATTAGCAACCTCAGCAAGGTCCTGGAATTGGTGGAGGAATGCGAGAGGCGAATGCAGCCTAACTGTGACAATCCACTTACCTTGGATGAATGTGCAAAGATTTTTGAGACCCTCCAAGATAAGTATTATGAGGAATACAGGATGTCCGATAGAGTGGACCTGGCAGTAGCTATCGTCTTTCCTCTCATGAAAGATTACTTCAAGAACTGGGATCCTCTCAAG gacTGTATGTATGGCACAGAAATTATAGCCAAGTGGAAAAGGCTTTTAGAAAATGATCAGTTGTTATCGCACAGTGGGCAGGACCTAGCAACGGATGCTTTTCACAG GCTCATGTGGGAAATGTGGATGCCGTACATAAGAAACATAATAACACAGTGGCAGCCGAGAAACTGTGGCCCAATGGTAGATTTCTTGGACAGCTGGGTGCATGTTATTCCTGTTTGGATATTGGATAATATTCTGGATCAGCTTATCTTCCCCAAACTACAGAAGGAG gtTGAAAACTGGAACCCTCTGACAGACACTGTCCCAATCCACTCTTGGATTCACCCCTGGCTTCCACTGATGCAGTCTCGATTAGAGCCATTATATTCTCCAATCCGAAACAAGTTGGCAAATGCACTGCAGAAATGGCACCCCAGTGACTCCTCAGCCAAACTGATTCTTCAGCCCTGGAAAGAAGTGTTTACACCAGGATCTTGGGAGGCTTTCATGGTCAAAAACATTGTGCCTAAACTCG GGTTGTGTCTCAATGAGCTCGTCATCAACCCGCACCAGCAGCATATGGATGCATTTTACTGGGTGATCGACTGGGAGGGGATGGTCTCTGTGTCCAGCCTTGTTGGAATTCTGGAGAAACACTTCTTCCCCAAATGGCTGCAG GTGCTGTGCTCCTGGCTAAGTAATAGCCCCAATTATGAAGAGATCACCAAGTGGTACCTTGGTTGGAAGTCTATGTTCTCAGACCAGGTGTTAGCACATCCATCGATCAAGGACAAATTTAATGAAGCTCTTGATATCATGAACCGGGCTGTCTCTTCCAATGTTG GTAGCTACATGCAACCAGGTGCTCGGGAAAACATTGCCTATCTCACTCACACAGAGCGGAGGAAAGACTTCCAGTATGAAGCTATGCAGGAGCGGCGAGAGGCTGAGAACATGGCCCAACGGGGCATTGGCATGGCTGCTAGCTCTGTGCCAATGAATTTTAAAGACCTCATTCAAACAAAAGCAGAAGAACACAATATCGTCTTCATGCCTGTGATTGGGAAGCGGCATGAAGGAAAACAACTGTACACATTTGGACGAATTGTGATTTACATTGACAGGGGCGTTGTGTTTGTACAAGGAGAAAAGACATGGGTGCCAACCTCTCTTCAGAGTCTTATTGATATGGCTAAATAA